GGGCCGCCTCGGCCCAGGCCTGGGCCGAACGGAGATACTCGTACCAGAAGGGGAAGGTGCGGCACTGGACAGGGCGCACGTCGTAGATGCGGCAGCCGCCGGGCGACCAGAAGACGCAGTCGCCGTTGGCCATCTCGATGAGGGCGTAGTCACGCAGGGTGCGGCGGAGGTAGGTGGCGGTGAACTCGGTGACGTCGAGCTTGAGGAAGCGGGCGATGGAGGCGATCTCGATCTCGCGCACCCACACGTAGCCCGGCTCGCCGCGGCAGCATCCGCCGCAGCGGGTGCAGGCGAATCTCAATCCGTCGCGATACCAGGGGGAACTCATGGGGCGAAGGGGCTGCCGAAAGAGGGGATGCGTTAGGAGCTATCTCAGAACCCGCGTGGGTTCTGAGGCAGTTTCTTAGCTCGACTTTCGCCATCAGGCAGGAAGCCGGAGGGCGAAGTCCGTGACGGT
This window of the Planctomycetota bacterium genome carries:
- a CDS encoding YkgJ family cysteine cluster protein — its product is MRFACTRCGGCCRGEPGYVWVREIEIASIARFLKLDVTEFTATYLRRTLRDYALIEMANGDCVFWSPGGCRIYDVRPVQCRTFPFWYEYLRSAQAWAEAARRCPGVNHGRLYLPPEIDHLAELTDL